Proteins co-encoded in one Actinoallomurus bryophytorum genomic window:
- a CDS encoding ABC transporter substrate-binding protein translates to MSPRPWRLITALAITAAATACTAGNQTTTDSGPKAEAPQTIEVWHGWSAPHEVKAFEDAIAGFHKLHPNITVKLVKGQDDTKILNAIRSGTPPDVVSSFSTNNVGQFCSSGALQNLTPYLEKDKVNLSIFPKAVQDYTQYKGNRCTLPLLADDYALYSNKALMKGNPPPKTISELTALAKKLTVRNPDGTIKVAGFLPSVTYYEHVPEHIATTSFGGQYLNPQGRANFATDPAFTKYLQWEKSLLDWYGYDNVKKFVHSMGQEFEASNPFEKGKVAMGIDGEWRTKFMEEEAPKVQYDTSPVPVNDDRQNTYGGGFVTGTIIGIPRGAKHAQASWEFVKYLTTNTDALVTFANGLGNVPSTIPALASPNLKLPPQFKTFLDVFKNPNSTTIPSTINGGDFVVKFQSFVQDQWEPGKVPDLQKGLQGLDKKVNDSLQLAGG, encoded by the coding sequence GTGTCCCCTCGCCCATGGCGGCTCATCACCGCTCTCGCCATCACCGCCGCCGCCACCGCGTGTACCGCGGGGAACCAGACGACGACGGACAGCGGTCCCAAGGCCGAGGCCCCCCAGACGATCGAGGTCTGGCACGGCTGGAGCGCCCCCCACGAGGTGAAGGCGTTCGAGGACGCCATCGCCGGTTTCCACAAGCTGCACCCCAACATCACCGTCAAGCTCGTCAAGGGCCAGGACGACACCAAGATCCTCAACGCGATCCGCAGTGGTACGCCGCCCGACGTCGTGTCCTCCTTCTCGACCAACAACGTCGGCCAGTTCTGCTCCAGCGGCGCGCTGCAGAACCTGACGCCGTACCTGGAGAAGGACAAGGTCAACTTGTCCATCTTCCCGAAGGCGGTACAGGACTACACGCAGTACAAGGGCAATCGGTGCACGCTCCCGCTGCTCGCCGACGACTACGCGCTCTACAGCAACAAGGCCCTCATGAAGGGCAACCCGCCGCCGAAGACGATCAGTGAGCTGACCGCGCTGGCCAAGAAGCTGACCGTCCGCAATCCGGACGGCACCATCAAGGTGGCCGGCTTCCTGCCCTCGGTGACGTACTACGAGCACGTGCCCGAGCACATCGCCACCACGAGCTTCGGCGGCCAGTACCTCAACCCCCAGGGCCGGGCGAACTTCGCCACCGACCCCGCCTTCACCAAGTACCTGCAGTGGGAGAAGAGCCTGCTGGACTGGTACGGCTACGACAACGTCAAGAAGTTCGTCCACTCGATGGGTCAGGAGTTCGAGGCCTCCAACCCGTTCGAGAAGGGCAAGGTCGCGATGGGGATCGACGGTGAGTGGCGGACCAAGTTCATGGAGGAGGAGGCCCCGAAGGTCCAGTACGACACCTCGCCGGTCCCGGTCAACGACGACCGGCAGAACACCTACGGGGGCGGCTTCGTCACCGGCACCATCATCGGCATCCCGCGCGGCGCCAAGCACGCGCAGGCGTCGTGGGAGTTCGTGAAGTACCTGACGACCAACACCGACGCCCTGGTGACCTTCGCCAACGGCCTCGGCAACGTCCCCAGCACGATCCCGGCGCTGGCCTCGCCGAACCTCAAGCTCCCGCCGCAGTTCAAGACCTTCCTGGACGTCTTCAAGAACCCCAACAGCACGACGATCCCCTCCACGATCAACGGCGGTGACTTCGTGGTGAAGTTCCAGAGCTTCGTGCAGGACCAGTGGGAACCCGGCAAGGTGCCCGACCTGCAGAAGGGCCTGCAGGGCCTGGACAAGAAGGTCAACGACTCGCTGCAGCTGGCCGGCGGCTGA
- a CDS encoding carbohydrate ABC transporter permease, whose amino-acid sequence MTASRARRRHRLRVLAFMSPWLIGFALFFAYPLAATVYFSFYRYNLFQLTPIGLTNYRFLFHDPYAWQAIKNTMWLVIVMVPLRVLFGLGLAQLLTRIKRGGNLLRAVFYLPFLIPPVAATVAFVFVVNPGTGPINNLFAKVGIHLPDWFNDPTWTKPGLTLLALWGIGDVMIILLASLLDVPKSLYEAAAIDGANAWQQFRRITLPTISPVLMFSAVTGVIQTLQYFTQAMVAANASQGNADQAGTTTAPGYPDGASLTFPQTLYNEGFQQFNMGYACVLALVLFVVAMFFTLILLRQFHAFGDDD is encoded by the coding sequence GTGACGGCGTCGCGTGCGCGGCGCCGTCACCGGCTTCGCGTCCTCGCGTTCATGTCGCCGTGGCTGATCGGGTTCGCGCTGTTCTTCGCCTACCCGCTGGCCGCGACGGTCTACTTCTCCTTCTACCGCTACAACCTGTTCCAGCTCACGCCGATCGGGCTGACCAACTACCGGTTCCTGTTCCACGACCCGTACGCGTGGCAGGCCATCAAGAACACGATGTGGCTGGTCATCGTGATGGTGCCGCTGCGGGTGCTGTTCGGGCTCGGCCTCGCGCAGCTGCTGACGAGGATCAAGCGCGGCGGCAACCTGTTGCGCGCGGTCTTCTACCTGCCGTTCCTGATCCCGCCGGTCGCGGCCACCGTCGCGTTCGTCTTCGTGGTCAACCCCGGCACCGGCCCCATCAACAACCTCTTCGCCAAGGTCGGCATCCACCTGCCGGACTGGTTCAACGACCCCACGTGGACCAAGCCGGGCCTGACCCTGCTGGCGCTGTGGGGCATCGGCGACGTGATGATCATCTTGCTGGCGTCGCTGCTGGACGTGCCCAAGTCCCTGTACGAGGCGGCCGCCATCGACGGGGCCAACGCCTGGCAGCAGTTCCGCCGCATCACCCTGCCGACGATCTCGCCGGTGCTGATGTTCTCCGCGGTGACCGGGGTCATCCAGACCCTGCAGTACTTCACGCAGGCGATGGTCGCCGCGAACGCCTCACAGGGCAACGCCGACCAGGCCGGCACCACCACGGCGCCCGGCTACCCCGACGGCGCCTCGCTGACCTTCCCCCAGACGCTCTACAACGAGGGCTTCCAGCAGTTCAACATGGGCTACGCCTGCGTCCTGGCACTCGTGCTGTTCGTCGTCGCCATGTTCTTCACGCTGATCCTGCTCCGCCAGTTCCATGCGTTCGGCGACGATGACTGA